CATAGCCCTAGGAGAGGTCGCCAAGAAAGTGTGTGAACTCTCTTTTGTCGCGCCAATAGTAGCGATCGACTTTGCTACATGCATGGCGGGAGATTGCGACCCACCCACGCCATGCCTTGATTCGTTCGAGAAAGTTCTGCGCATGCTCCGTCACATGGTGGAACAGAGGTTCGGTCTGAAAAGTGCTACTCAGGATAGGCCGTAGAGATTGGCTTCGGCGACATTGGAGGCTGACACTGAGCGGCGGCATCCTGCTGCTGCTCGGGCCTGTGGTCTATATCGTTTCTGCTGCCTGGCTCCGATCCCATTTGGGCGCGCTGGTTGTGTCTGGCATTTATCTGGTGCTCGTCGTAACCAACCTTGTCTTGCGGATCGTCGTTAGGGATGCGCGGGATGGGATAATGAGCTCAGCCCAGCTCCTTACGCTGGTGGCCCGGATATACCTTATTCGAGCGGTGCTCGCGTTGACTCCTTTCACAGTGGCAGCCATCGCAACGTGCTGGTGGCTATCGCTAGTAGCCGGCCTGTGGCTGATACTTAATATTCTGGCGGTCCTGAGGCTATCAATCACTCCTCAGCCACAAGCACAACGAGTACAGGCAGCAATCGGATGGCCGTCGAGCCAACTGATTCGGTAGGTGGTTGCTGTCTCGCTAGTATGGTCGCTTGGTATCTGGATTCTGGTGATTATGTGGTGTACGAACATTGTGGGCTACAGGTTAGCCCTGCAGATCGCAGCCCTTGCGGTGCTGCTTCTGTCCGTTTCCATAACGGTGGCAGTGGTACGGTACCATCGAACCCGCTGAATGAACGGCGCTGAGGCAGCAGATGAGGTGGTTCTCATGAGGAGATGCGCCAAGATTGCCTTAGGGGTGGCGACCCTCTGGCCAATCTTGTTCATCATGGCATTAATGGTGGTCGGATATAGATTCTATGAGCTTGCGCAGGGTGGGATACCGTTGCACATTATGATGGTTACACTCACATACGGTACACCGCTGGTGCTTTTCACGTGTGTGTTGTCTTGGGCGCTGCTGATTTTCTACATTAGCCATGTGGCGAGAAACGAAAAGATCCCAGCCCACAGGAAGCGCTTCTGGCGAGCAGCCCTGTTCTTTGGCATCTTCGTTGTCATGCCCATATATTGGTACAGATTCATCTATTGTAAGGAGGGCGGATAGGGGTTGCTCGTGCTCGGGGGCGGCGCTGTTGCACGTAGCGGGATTCACTTAGGACACACAGGGCATGGCGATGACGGCGACTGAGTGGCGGCCGAGATGATAACAGGTACTGTGTTCTTCGCGTGTGCGGCACTCCTGGCGGTTTGGGTTGCCATACTCCTAAGGAGGGACTACGCGGAGCGCATGTCGCACATGCTTCTGGCAATCGGCTTTTCGGACCTAGCCTACGGCACGTATCACGCGAAGACGAGGAAGAGCAGGAGTTTCAGGCCGCCATGGGTATATGGAACTCGCATCGGTATGCTGATGGCGCAAAGCTGCTCCGCGAGTTCGCCGAGAAGCACCCGAACAGCTGGTGGGCGGAGGAGGCGAAGCTTCACTGCGGGTGCAACCTCTACTATGAGAAGCGCTAGGACGAGGCGCGGAAGTTCTTCGAGGACGTCCTTGGCGGGCATCCAGGCGTTAGAAGAGATGATTGAGGAAATAGAAAGAGAGTCCGTCACTCAAGAATTAGTGATGCTTGCCCTAAATAAGTTTACGGACGTGTTTGACCACATCCAGCCTTATCAACAAAAGGAACTATTGAGCCTTGTCCTCCATAAAGCCATTCTTGCCCCAGATAGCATAAAAATAGCCCTATACGGGCGTCCACCCGAAATAGGGCTATTTTCATTATGTGAATCTGAGATACGCTCTCAGATACCATTCTGGCTCCCCGGACAGGACTCGAACCTGTAACATCCTGGTTAACAGCCAAGCGCTCTGCCGATTGAGCTACCGGGGAACATTATAAAGTATTCCACGCTTGCGCTGTTTATTATAACACGACGTTGTCATTTTGTCTATATCGTGCAACAAAAATATTGGCAATTTTGTGCCATTTTTATATCTCACGCGGCACAAATAAAATCTTGCAATTCCTTTCGGTTTGTCTCAATCAATTGTCTACGAATGAGGTCGCGCGCCCCCTCTGAGGCTACAGCGGCAATAACAAAAGCATCTGCAAATCTTTCTAAATCCTCGGGTCGAATTATGGGCACTCCTCGAATGACTTGTCCTATTTTGCGGGCGTCAATATCTACAACTGCCGTGAGCTTTACGCCTTCCCTAATCAGGTGCTTCATGAGTCGCTTGCCTGTCATGCCTGCTCCCCACGTAATTATCGGGCGTGATTGTGGCAGGTATTGAGCAAGGAAATGAGCTTTTAATCGCATGAAGTTTTCAAGCGAATAGCGCGAATCAGCGAATGTTAATCTGCCAGGGGTTTCCCGCCAAAACAGCAAAACTCGGCGAATTTTTGCAAAGCGCTTTCCTGCCATGTAAAACCTCAACCAAAGATCATAGTCCTCAGGCCAGCCCATGTCGCGGTAACCGCCAATCATGCGTAGGTCCGATGCTCGCATCATAACGCTAGGGTGTGCAAGCGGGCTCTCGATAAAGATGTCCCTCGAAATATCTTCATGGCTTATGAGGGAATTTAGCCATTCTTCGTATCGAAGGAAGCCTTTTTTGACCTTCGCTCTTGGAAATGAGCGCACAAGACATCCGCAAACGCTAACATCCTGGTGGGTTTGCATGAACTCGATTTGCAATCGAAGCCTATCGGGATGAGAAACATCATCGGCGTCCATGCGAGCGATAAACTCACCCTTGCATTCGGCAATCCCAATGTTGAGTGCGTTTACGATCCCTGAATGCGGAATACGTATAACCCTTATTCTCACGTCTTGTTCTGCCCAGCGGTCAAGGATGTCGCCGGTACCGTCGGTAGACCCATCGTCTATTGCTACTACCTCGAAGCTGGCGAATGTCTGCCGAACCAAACTCTCAATTGCTTGATTGAGCGTATTGGCGGCGTTGAATGCCGGGAGCAGAACCGAAATTATTGGGGTGCTCATTGCCCTATTTGTCGGGAAAGTAAAAAACAACGCGCATCAATTATTTCGTTTATCTTGAAAGACAGCACGTCTTCTTGGAGTTGGCTTTCAATCAAGTCTCCGCTATCAAGTGCGACGACGTTCAAAGCATTGGCATCTAACCAAGGGGGAATTTTTACTGTTACTATTGCTTCTCGCACCGGCCGAGCGGCGAAAGTTTCGAGAGATGAGCGGTGGCTGAGATTGATAAGTACCACTACAATTTTATCACCGCATAGGATTGCGCCTGGAAGGACATTGGGAGTGCTACATCTTGCCCAATTAGCTGGTGCAGGCGTGCCAATTGCGGCTACTTCCCCCACCCTTCTCAATTCGTTGTGTAGGTTTGTCATTGCATCCCAGAGTGTTTTTGCGCGCCCACCTTCACCGCCGCCAGTCGAGCCTGAGTGGATGTAGTGGATGATTCCGCGTGCGCCGCCCAATAGCATGGCGTAGCATTGAAGGCGCATTTCTTCTATAGTAGGCGCACGTCCGGAACGGCGTTCGCCAAGGTTGAAAAATTGGGTAACCATGAAAAATGGCTTTGGTTCGGTAGCCAATTTAAGCTTTTCGATTGTTTCGAGAAGATCCTTGAGAAATGGCGGTCGTGTGTATGTTTCCTGACCTGCTTCACTTCTTAAGAAGTTTCCTAAAGAATATCGATGAGTTGCGATAACATCGGCTATCTCCCCGTAAACTCGGTAATTTTGGGGTCGAAAAGTGTTATCTAACTGCACGAAGGTGTAGTGTTCAGGGTCAACTTTTGCGCAAAACTCATCCCTAGCAGCTAGCTCCATTGCACTTATACCAAGCTGTCTTCCGCCATAATGGTCTGCAACGTCTGGTTCATCTACAAGATGGTGGTATAAGAAGGCCTGCTTGTTTTTGATTTCTTCGATATTTTTTCTAGCAATGTCCTCATTGAAGTTCACGATTTTGCCAGCAGAGCGGTCAACCAGCGGTTCGGGGATATATTTTGCACCAACACTTATGCGATGTTTTGACATAATCTCAAGGATGTCAGGTTGCACGGACCCGAAAGATAGGTAGTGATTGCACCCATGTGCTGACCAATCGGCGATATTCTCAGCAGTGGGCGTGCCGTAAACGCCAATTAAAAACTCTGCCGGCATTGCGCGAATCTGATAGGCAGTTGAAAGTCCGTCACTCGATTTAGCTTCAATGACGTGAAACGAATTCTTGACAAGCGGCTTTTTCAAAATAATTCTTGTAAAGGCCAATCCGTCGCATGCTTTAGCAGGCCAAGGCGAGGCAAATCTGTGTACATCTTTGCCGTCAAGTAGTATGCTTTTGATAAACGAGGAATTTGTGGGATTCGCCCAACGAACATATATATCAATTGTTTTGAGATTGGGCGCAAAGCGAATTGCTTGGAATCTTAATGGCTCGGCGGCACATCGGATGACCCTTTTTATAGTTTCGCCGTTAGTTGTACGAATTTCTACCGTTTTTGACTTGTTGGCTGGTGTTGAAAGAGTGATTAAGATGTTAGCAATTTCACCCGGAGCAATAGCGCTAGGACGCATGCGATACCAGAGCACATCTTGCGGACGATTTACATTATGTTCATTAATTGTGGCGCAGTCGAAATCGTCTACTATCGGCGGAAGTAGCGTTACTGGTTGTCTGCCTTGGTTTTTGAGAAACAAGTGCAGGCTGGCGTTTGTATCGCGGTAATATGCTTTCAGAACTGTAAGTTTGCCATGAGCACTCATGGGAATGGCGCAAATTAATGCTAGAGTGAAAAGAGCTACCCTCATTTTCGTGCCCCTGATAATTGAAGTCGAATTGTGACAATTTCGCGTGGGTGTATTTCTATTGCAAAGACACCATTTTGAACTGGAAGTTTGCCAATGGGATTCTCAACGATGTCCAGTAGCTCAGCTGAGTCAATTTTCAGAAATCCAGAGGATATCTGTATCTTCGATTGCCTGTTTTTGTTTTCCATTAAACGAATTACGTACCCACTTCCGACTTCCGCTTTCTTGAAGGTGAGTAGAGAGAACCCATCGCCGTCCAATTTGATGAATTGGGCGGATGATGGGAGGTTACCATTTGGGTTTGCTTTAATTGGCATTGCAATCAGCGGGTTTGCTTCGGATTCCAAAAAGTGGATGACGTTTTCGTCGCCTGGCTTGTGAATATAAAATGCTGTCTCGAATGTAAGTACATTGGGCGCGTCAGGCTCTACAATTACCCTTCCAATTCCTTCCTTGTATTTCGCTTCATCATGCTTACTCAGAAGCCGCATCATTAGTTCGGTGGTTTGGGGTGGGATTGGCGTGCCCCAAATCCAGTTGATGTTACCAAATTCCCAGTTGAACGCCTGCCTAGAGAAGAAAGACACAGCTATCTCAGAGCCAGCGATATCACCGCCATGCTGAACGTTGAGTATGCAGTTGGCTTTCGGCATGTAATCTGTATAAGGATTGAGCAATCCAGCGGGTGTATCAAACGTTAGCTTGGCGTTAGGAATGTTGAATGGATAGGCGATGTCATATTTTATTGAACCGTCATCGTATGAAGCATAGGGTGTTCGCTGTAGGTTGAACTTATGCTTGAATCTTACTATAGGTTCACCAGCGCACAAGGTAATTTCTGTTTTTGAAAGCGGCGATTTTGCATCTGTGATGATTAGGCTAGCGGCCAGCGGACTAGTTTGCCTTACTCTTATTGAAGGTTTGCTAAAGTTTACAGGCCCATTGTATTCTTTTGATGCTTGAACAAGCTGCCCAAAGCCATACTTGGATTTTCTGTCAACTAATTCCAAACCCGTGCGCTTGTCTTTTAGGCTAGTAACAAAACCATTTTTGTCTACCTCGATGCGGAGGTATTCGTTTTCCAGAAAATTTGGACCTATGGAAAGCTGGGATTTATAAGTTTGGGAGGGTTCATAACACCTGTAGCCAAGCCCCGGCACATCTTTAGCAAGTATAAA
This region of Armatimonadota bacterium genomic DNA includes:
- a CDS encoding glycosyltransferase encodes the protein MSTPIISVLLPAFNAANTLNQAIESLVRQTFASFEVVAIDDGSTDGTGDILDRWAEQDVRIRVIRIPHSGIVNALNIGIAECKGEFIARMDADDVSHPDRLRLQIEFMQTHQDVSVCGCLVRSFPRAKVKKGFLRYEEWLNSLISHEDISRDIFIESPLAHPSVMMRASDLRMIGGYRDMGWPEDYDLWLRFYMAGKRFAKIRRVLLFWRETPGRLTFADSRYSLENFMRLKAHFLAQYLPQSRPIITWGAGMTGKRLMKHLIREGVKLTAVVDIDARKIGQVIRGVPIIRPEDLERFADAFVIAAVASEGARDLIRRQLIETNRKELQDFICAA